Proteins from one Chroicocephalus ridibundus chromosome 16, bChrRid1.1, whole genome shotgun sequence genomic window:
- the SPEN gene encoding msx2-interacting protein isoform X5 has protein sequence MVRETRHLWVGNLPENVREEKIIEHFKRYGRVESVKILPKRGSEGGVAAFVDFVDIKSAQKAHNSVNKMGDRDLRTDYNEPGTIPSAARGLDDTVSIASRSREVSGFRGGGGGPTYGPPPSLHAREGRYERRLDGASDNRERAYEHSAYGHHERGTGGFDRTRHYDQDYYRDPRERTLQHGLYYTSRSRSPNRFDAHDPRYEPRAREQFTLPSVVHRDIYRDDITREVRGRRPERNYQHSRSRSPHSSQSRTQSPQRLASQASRPTRSPSGSGSRSRSSSSDSISSSSSTSSDSSDSSSSSSDESPARSVQSTAVPAPASQLLPSLEKDEPRKSFGIKVQNLPVRSTDTSLKDGLFHEFKKYGKVTSVQIHGASEERYGLVFFRQQEDQEKALNASKGKLFFGMQIEVTAWIGPETESENEFRPLDERIDEFHPKATRTLFIGNLEKTTTYHDLRNIFQRFGGIVDIDIKKVNGVPQYAFLQYCDIASVCKAIKKMDGEYLGNNRLKLGFGKSMPTNCVWLDGLSTNVTDQYLTRHFCRYGPVVKVDFANRESQLAFYHSMEKTGQDIRDFYEMLAERRDERRGSYEYAPDRTYYETVRTPGTYPEDPRREYPARGREFYAEWDPYQGDYYDPRYYDDPREYRDYRGDPYEQDIREYSYRQRERERERERFESDRDRDHERRPIERSQSPTHSRRPQSPGASPSQSERLQSDSERRIYSRSSDRSGSCSSLSPPRYDKLDKARVERYAKNEKTEKERAFDQERVDKEKRLVRKEKPEKLEKEKTDKQKRKAKIHSPSSQSSETDQENEREPSPEKVKGNSKQSKERGDKEGTAKNRLELMPCVVLTRVKEKEGKVIDQPALEKLRAKLDNDTMKSPLLEQKTQTSQAEQTKSEQPKLEPVRTKVQKEKALASHVEVVDKEGKLKPKKHLKTEQTSEGANAVDLDKLEARKRRFADANLKPDRQKLEVKRSSQDEEDARVVLKKQLDATASSREATMLREGELERKPLRKEMLKRESKKLKLERLIPVTSPKEIQETLNVGGIGMRPTLDLQARLMEAADEPVEVQELSSKKSNPVKPQHKQVQLLDDQGTEREDARKNYSGLPEDAPDHKLGQEKPQSTDTEEKIGIDIDHTQSYRKQMEQSRRLKQQLEMEIAKSEKFGSPKKDVDEYERRSLVHEVGKPPQDVTDDSPPSKRKKTDQFDFEISTKRERNYRSSRQVSEDSERTSCSPSIRHFPFHEDDDTLDSPRLMPLKETKESPKIEEKGLSYSNMTVREDSLKFNPYDSSRREQMAEMAKIKLSVLSSEDDSSRWETQVKQEPGRVDISFPSSIVKRDSIRKRSVRDLEPGEVPSDSDDDSENKPHSPKASSLLESSRLSFLLRDREEKLREREERLSSSLERNKFYSFALDKTITPDTKALLERAKSLSSSREENWSFLDWDSRFASFRNNKDKEKVDSAPRPIPSWYMKKKKIRTDSEGGKLDDKKEDHKEEEQERQELFASRFLHSSIFEQDSKRLQHLERKDDDLDFISGRLYGRQSSSDGTNSAADLVQEPVVLFHSRFIELTRMQQKEKEKDQKPKEVEKQEDKENRPKTPETVPDTKEPEHKTSSVVGPSSVAVLPQEPAPVASEKVANEKVVVETASVKEEKPSEPASTAEEQKPFPELAAPVKIEPPEQTEPPPVVEANKEVVTTTLAPEEDTVATEHPSYLDTKPPTPGASFPQVDISVDPEPEAAQLVPPPPKLVQKSDEAAEPKEENPPPSANADASASQKVEAAAEVLPPVSDNDMEVEPPVVVKDKKSYKSKRSKTPVQSAAANVTEKPVTRKSERIDREKLKRSSSPRGETQKLSELKVEAEKVSRNAAKSPSSAAEPENVEPSLPIGRTRRRNVRSVYATTGDNEGPSPVKDSVEVTRSTRKRGEKEPQETVTTVPTTPRRGRPPKTRRKPEEDISPIKTEPVQQEVEEAETKDAVEAPKPAEGWRSPRSQKLTHSHSSAATSQQGKKGKNEPKADTSAESEDAAERSSQESSIGDNGNKAKGTEKEPAASEQKRDRKELDVEKNQLEIPTVEITEKKPVPEKVTKSKRGRYKNTKTVVDKASVCLKNVEIRLNVDEVKGALRPTDEEAEPVAVSPAKMKSPPKEDILPPHFAKNEVEDSFPETEKEVIREPKQSPEAAQLAKQIELEQAVENIAKLTETPPSIAAYKDPTADVPEVRQEEEGDKPAHQASETELAAAIGSIINDISGETESFPAPPTYPAESEAEIPAEPLVLPSPREEMEPETDQAVNNILETEAAVEPAVQPVPSSAPPAVETESKEAEVSFSESSNSAQEAETLQEAEVARKEKGRQKTTRQRRKRSTGRKGDATEVNAFEPERVPSKSPPANEVKTKPEEASKEEKQTKTIAQASMEPSASDASKAAAADVAAVHEAVAESGTSPKAPAPTPLDLPAPPVTLDEGSQSGFKIRSPMENTPITPPSAPNAALPTVPSAAVAAKLSTPVPATIVPLHSGTAKVPEWMVRHEEPRARSTPPPALPPDTKASDIDTNSSTLRKILMEPKYVSATSITSTHVTTTHAEPVSAPRLEEAPLHPAVEAIKPVSEEKPAVPVTNALDPPVAEAPVFSEKEKISTVIAPKATSVISRMPHSMDLEEAPRITLVKQAPQTQTCLVNAPSPKFKQRSSTNDNSRFHPGSMSIIEERPVETGSSPGLRVNTSEGVVLLSYSGQKTEGPQRISAKISQIPPASAVDIEFQQSVSKSQIKQEPITPSQPTPKGSQTSAGYGTVSTHSSLVLGTQAYNTSPVISSVKQERTALEKSDSSHLSVQTPASQPGKVLTQTVNTPPVLVHNQMVVNKKLSDPAALKVETKTLQPSNLSPGVSPHHPSLSGKMHSEANHVSSGPSTPTDRAISHLGVTKQEPHSPRTSGHSPSPFPRACHPGSTSSPALSSSTPVMLAPGIPVPQYISSMHPEQSVIMPPHSVTQTVSLGHLSQGEVRMNTPPLSGIPYGIRPEALHSPRAALQPQIEIKPQRSSTPQPAPIRDIVMPPLSSQHAPEEEMHYHHTTVCRGPAPVQSDVLVMQPDYRMHPTSIRLDQYNVPRDVRMIMHPHMAAVGEHHSETRQSRTPEGAVKTPPVSKTPQPGKETPKSSEGKMAHSPHSEPRLLSVPSSSQLPGLPLTQPVVVPHGVQIMHPAGSSFHDYRSVYGDMRNYHTAAQLGHPQFPGASPIGLPSRSMTPSQGLQEGEHSHPSQPVRSKTPQIPQDPKGPPAAGPEQSHHPTVNRHAAPIDPHVHLQRAQADTGQTSYPSPVAISMKQELPSPHQPQAVPKQSMFIPTTSGPGAPPGLPLNRPEPQSTLKQEPSPHPVSQRPVDMVQLLTKYPIVWQGLLALKNDTAAVQLHFVSGNNVLAHRSLPAPEGGPPLRIAQRMRLEASQLEGVARRMMVESDYCLLLALPCGRDQEDVVNQTESLKAAFISYLQAKQAAGIINVPNPGSNQPAYVLQIFPPCEFSESHLSRLAPDLLASISNISPHLMIVIASV, from the exons GGCTTCAGATAACAGGGAGCGTGCTTATGAACATAGTGCCTATGGACACCATGAGCGGGGGACGGGAGGATTTGATCGGACAAGACATTACGATCAGGATTACTATAGAGATCCTCGAGAGCGGACTTTACAACACGGGCTCTATTATACTTCTCGGAGTCGAAGTCCAAACCGTTTTGATGCTCACGACCCCCGTTATGAACCTAGGGCCCGGGAGCAGTTTACATTGCCCAGTGTGGTACACAGGGATATCTACAGGGATGATATTACACGGGAGGTACGAGGCAGAAGGCCGGAGAGGAACTACCAGCACAGCCGGAGTCGGTCGCCGCATTCCTCCCAGTCCAGGACCCAGTCCCCGCAGCGGCTGGCCAGCCAGGCGTCCAGGCCCACCCGCTCCCCCAGCGGCAGCGGATCCCGGAGCAGATCTTCCAGCAGCGActccatcagcagcagcagcagtaccaGCAGCGACAG CAGcgactccagcagcagctccagcgacGAGTCCCCAGCACGGTCCGTCCAGTCGACGGCCGTCCCGGCGCCTGCATCCCAGCTGCTTCCATCTCTGGAGAAAGATGAACCCCGGAAAAGTTTTGGGATCAAGGTTCAGAATCTTCCAGTGCGCTCAACAG ATACAAGCCTTAAAGATGGACTTTTCCACGAATTCAAGAAGTACGGAAAGGTGACGTCGGTGCAGATTCACGGGGCTTCTGAGGAACGGTATGGACTGGTGTTCTTCCGACAGCAGGAGGACCAGGAAAAAGCACTAAATGCCTCaaaaggaaaacttttctttGGCATGCAGATTGAAGTCACGGCCTGGATAGGACCAG AAACAGAAAGTGAGAATGAATTTCGTCCGTTGGATGAAAGGATAGATGAGTTTCACCCAAAAGCAACGAGAACTCTCTTCATTGGCAACTTGGAGAAAACAACCACCTACCATGACCTTCGCAACATCTTTCAGCGCTTTGGTGGGATAGTG gatatcGACATTAAGAAAGTGAACGGTGTTCCTCAGTACGCGTTCCTGCAGTACTGCGATATTGCAAGCGTGTGTAAAGCAATTAAGAAGATGGATGGGGAATATCTTGGAAATAACCGGCTCAAG CTGGGTTTTGGAAAGAGCATGCCTACAAACTGCGTGTGGTTAGATGGTCTTTCTACAAACGTTACGGATCAGTATTTAACTCGACATTTCTGCCGATACGGGCCGGTGGTAAAG GTGGACTTTGCAAATCGAGAAAGTCAGTTGGCATTTTATCATTCCATGGAGAAAACGGGTCAAGATATCAGAGACTTTTATGAAATGCTGGCAGAAAGAAG AGACGAGCGAAGAGGATCTTACGAATACGCCCCTGATCGTACTTACTACGAGACTGTTCGGACCCCGGGGACGTATCCTGAAGATCCTCGGCGAGAATATCCGGCTCGAGGCAGGGAATTTTACGCAGAGTGGGATCCCTACCAAGGAGACTACTATGACCCACGATACTATGACGACCCCCGCGAGTACAGGGATTACAGAGGCGATCCCTATGAGCAGGACATAAGGGAGTACAGTTACAGGCAacgggagagggagagggaacgGGAACGGTTTGAATCCGATCGGGACAGAGACCATGAACGGAGACCAATTGAACGGAGCCAGAGTCCAACGCATTCCAGGCGTCCGCAGAGCCCTGGAGCGTCTCCCTCGCAATCGGAAAGGCTGCAGAGCGATTCGGAGAGGAGGATTTACAGCAGGTCATCGGATCGCAGCGGCAGCTGCAGCTCTTTGTCTCCTCCACGATACGACAAGCTTGACAAAGCCCGCGTGGAACGTTATGCAAAAAACGAAAAAACGGAGAAAGAGCGTGCTTTCGACCAGGAGAGAGTCGACAAGGAAAAGCGCTTGGTGAGAAAGGAAAAGCCGGAAaaactagaaaaggaaaaaaccgataagcaaaaaagaaaagcaaaaatccatTCGCCCAGCTCACAGTCTTCTGAAACGGATCAAGAGAACGAGAGAGAGCCCAGCCCCGAAAAAGTGAAGGGCAATAGTAAACAAAGCAAAGAGAGAGGTGACAAGGAAGGGACAGCTAAAAACCGCCTGGAATTAATGCCCTGTGTGGTGTTGACCcgagtaaaagaaaaggaaggcaaagttATTGATCAGCCCGCTTTGGAGAAACTGAGAGCAAAGCTTGATAATGACACTATGAAATCCCCGCTCCTTGAACAAAAAACCCAGACATCTCAAGCTGAGCAAACCAAGTCTGAGCAGCCTAAACTGGAACCTGTCAGAACCAAGGTGCAAAAAGAGAAAGCCCTTGCCAGTCACGTAGAAGTGGTGGATAAGGAGGGAAAACTGAAACCCAAAAAGCACTTGAAGACGGAGCAAACTTCCGAGGGGGCCAACGCGGTAGATTTAGACAAGTTGGAGGCTCGTAAAAGACGTTTTGCCGATGCAAATCTGAAGCCTGACCGGCAAAAACTGGAAGTAAAAAGAAGTAGCCAAGATGAGGAGGATGCACGCGTGGTTTTGAAAAAGCAGCTTGATGCAACGGCTTCGTCTAGAGAAGCGACAATGTTAAGGGAAGGAGAATTGGAGAGAAAACCCCTGAGGAAGGAGATGCTTAAAAGGGAATCTAAAAAACTCAAACTGGAAAGACTTATTCCTGTTACTAGTCCCAAAGAAATTCAGGAGACTCTTAACGTTGGTGGGATTGGCATGCGTCCCACCCTAGATCTGCAGGCGAGGCTGATGGAGGCAGCCGATGAACCGGTGGAAGTTCAGGAACTCTCTTCTAAAAAATCGAACCCGGTAAAACCCCAGCATAAACAGGTACAGCTACTCGACGACCAAGGAACAGAGAGAGAGGACGCGAGGAAGAATTACTCTGGTCTTCCTGAAGACGCACCTGACCATAAActtggccaagagaaacctcagTCAACTGATACGGAGGAGAAAATTGGCATTGACATTGACCACACGCAGAGCTACAGGAAACAAATGGAGCAAAGTCGCAGGTTAAAACAGCAGCTGGAAATGGAGATTGCAAAGTCTGAGAAGTTTGGCAGCCCAAAGAAAGATGTGGATGAATACGAAAGACGGAGCTTGGTCCACGAGGTGGGAAAACCTCCGCAAGACGTCACCGATGACTCTCCaccaagtaaaaggaaaaagactgaCCAGTTTGACTTTGAAATTAGcactaaaagagaaagaaactacaGAAGTTCTCGTCAGGTGAGTGAGGACTCAGAAAGGACATCCTGTTCCCCTAGTATCAGACACTTCCCTTTCCACGAAGATGACGACACGCTCGATTCTCCGAGGCTAATGCCGCTAAAGGAAACCAAAGAGTCACCGAAAATAGAAGAAAAGGGTCTTTCGTACTCCAACATGACTGTGAGGGAGGACTCGCTGAAATTTAATCCTTACGATTCCAGCAGAAGGGAGCAGATGGCAGAAATGGCTAAAATAAAACTATCCGTGCTGAGTTCTGAAGATGACTCGAGTAGGTGGGAAACACAAGTGAAGCAGGAGCCTGGTCGAGTTGATATCAGCTTCCCGAGCAGCATCGTCAAAAGAGACAGCATACGCAAGCGGTCTGTCCGAGACCTGGAACCTGGGGAGGTGCCTTCAGATTCAGATGACGACAGTGAAAACAAGCCCCATTCCCCAAAAGCCTCGTCCTTGTTAGAGAGTTCCAGGTTGTCTTTTTTAttaagggacagagaagagaagttacgtgaaagagaggaaagactGTCAAGTTCcttagaaagaaacaaattttacTCTTTCGCATTGGACAAGACAATCACACCAGACACAAAGGCCTTGCTTGAAAGAGCCAAATCTCTCTCTTCATCCAGAGAAGAAAACTGGTCCTTTCTAGATTGGGATTCACGATTTGCTAGTTTTAGAAACAATAAAGACAAAGAGAAGGTTGACTCGGCTCCGAGACCTATTCCATCTTggtatatgaaaaagaaaaaaatcaggactgATTCAGAAGGTGGGAAACTAGACGATAAGAAAGAAGATCATAAAGAGGAGGAACAAGAGAGACAGGAACTGTTTGCTTCTCGGTTTTTGCATAGCTCAATCTTTGAACAGGACTCCAAGCGCCTGCAGCATTTAGAGAGAAAAGACGATGATCTGGACTTCATTTCTGGTAGGTTGTACGGGAGACAGTCTTCCTCCGATGGGACTAACAGCGCGGCTGATTTGGTGCAAGAACCGGTGGTTCTCTTCCACAGCAGATTTATTGAACTGACGCgaatgcagcagaaagaaaaagagaaagatcagaaaccaaaagaagtggaaaaacaggaagacaaagaaaaccgGCCGAAAACACCAGAAACGGTTCCTGATACTAAAGAGCCAGAACATAAAACTTCCTCGGTAGTGGGTCCCTCTTCGGTTGCTGTCCTACCACAGGAACCAGCACCGGTGGCTTCCGAGAAGGTAGCGAAtgagaaggtggtggtggaaaCAGCttctgtaaaagaagaaaaaccatcTGAACCTGCTTCTACAGCAGAGGAGCAAAAACCTTTTCCTGAACTTGCTGCTCCTGTCAAAATTGAACCACCCGAGCAAACCGAGCCCCCGCCAGTCGTAGAAGCTAATAAAGAAGTTGTCACTACAACCCTGGCACCGGAGGAAGACACTGTGGCAACAGAGCATCCTTCATACTTGGATACCAAGCCTCCTACTCCCGGAGCTTCGTTTCCCCAAGTGGACATCAGTGTAGATCCAGAACCTGAAGCTGCCCAGTTGGTTCCACCTCCGCCCAAGCTAGTTCAGAAGTCCGATGAGGCTGCCGAGCCTAAAGAAGAAAATCCTCCGCCTTCTGCCAACGCTGATGCTAGTGCGAGTCAAAAGGTGGAGGCGGCTGCTGAGGTCCTGCCGCCCGTTTCCGACAACGATATGGAAGTCGAACCTCCGGTTGTTGTAAAAGACAAGAAGTCCTACAAGAGTAAACGCTCCAAGACTCCCGTGCAATCGGCAGCAGCTAACGTCACGGAAAAGCCCGTCACGAGGAAGAGTGAAAGAATTGACCGTGAAAAACTCAAAAGGTCAAGCTCTCCTCGTGGGGAGACGCAGAAGCTTTCCGAATTGAAAGTGGAGGCGGAGAAGGTTTCGAGGAATGCTGCTAAATCCCCTAGTTCTGCTGCAGAGCCGGAAAACGTGGAGCCAAGCTTGCCAATAGGCCGGACTAGGCGCAGAAACGTAAGGTCAGTCTACGCTACCACGGGGGACAATGAGGGCCCGTCTCCGGTGAAGGACTCCGTGGAGGTCACTAGATCCAccaggaagagaggggaaaaggaaccGCAGGAAACGGTGACAACTGTTCCTACGACCCCGAGGAGGGGAAGACCTCCGAAAACCCGCCGTAAGCCGGAGGAGGACATCTCTCCAATAAAGACAGAACCGGTACAGCaagaggtggaggaggctgaAACTAAAGACGCTGTGGAAGCTCCTAAGCCTGCAGAAGGTTGGAGGTCGCCTAGATCCCAGAAGCTAACACACAGTCACTCATCAGCTGCTACCAGCCaacaggggaagaaagggaagaatgaaCCGAAAGCCGATACCTCAGCTGAATCCGAAGATGCTGCTGAAAGAAGCAGTCAGGAATCGAGCATCGGTGACAACGGCAATAAAGCCAAAGGCACTGAGAAAGAGCCGGCAGCGAGCGAGCAGAAACGTGATAGGAAAGAACTGGATGTGGAGAAAAACCAGCTAGAAATCCCCACGGTTGAGATCACTGAGAAGAAGCCGGTGCCGGAAAAGGTTACAAAATCCAAAAGGGGAAGGTATAAAAATACCAAAACTGTCGTAGATAAAGCATCCGTGTGTCTCAAAAATGTAGAAATACGCCTCAACGTGGACGAAGTCAAGGGCGCCTTGCGGCCGACTGATGAGGAGGCAGAGCCGGTGGCGGTGTCGCCGGCCAAAATGAAGAGCCCCCCAAAAGAGGACATCTTGCCACCCCATTTTGCTAAGAATGAGGTAGAAGATTCATTCCCAGAAACGGAAAAAGAGGTGATACGGGAGCCAAAGCAGTCCCCCGAAGCTGCCCAGTTAGCCAAACAGATCGAACTCGAGCAGGCCGTGGAGAACATTGCAAAACTCACCGAAACTCCTCCGTCAATTGCTGCCTACAAAGACCCAACGGCAGACGTGCCCGAAGTTcgtcaggaggaggaaggagataaACCCGCGCATCAGGCTAGTGAAACAGAGCTGGCAGCGGCCATCGGCTCCATCATCAATGATATTTCTGGAGAGACGGAAAGCTTTCCTGCACCCCCGACGTATCCCGCTGAATCGGAAGCTGAAATCCCCGCGGAGCCCTTGGTGTTACCGTCACCTCGGGAGGAGATGGAGCCTGAGACTGATCAGGCAGTGAATAATATCCTAGAAACTGAGGCTGCTGTCGAGCCCGCGGTGCAGCCggttcccagctctgccccaccgGCGGTAGAGACGGAGAGCAAGGAGGCCGAAGTCAGCTTCAGCGAATCTTCCAACTCTGCGCAGGAGGCCGAGACCTTGCAGGAGGCTGAAGTTGCTCGGAAGGAAAAGGGCCGTCAGAAAACCACACGGCAGAGACGCAAAAGGAGCACGGGCAGAAAGGGCGACGCCACTGAAGTCAACGCCTTCGAGCCGGAGAGGGTGCCGAGCAAGTCGCCCCCCGCCAACGAAGTAAAGACGAAGCCCGAAGAAGCCTcgaaggaggaaaagcaaactAAAACCATAGCTCAGGCGTCCATGGAGCCAAGCGCTTCCGATGCcagcaaggctgcagctgctgacgTTGCAGCTGTGCATGAAGCCGTCGCTGAGAGCGGCACCTCTCCGAAAGCACCCGCTCCGACTCCCCTGGACCTGCCGGCCCCGCCGGTTACCCTCGACGAGGGGAGTCAGAGCGGGTTCAAGATACGGTCGCCCATGGAGAACACCCCCATCACCCCGCCCAGCGCCCCAAATGCAGCCCTTCCCACCGTCCCTTCGGCAGCGGTGGCAGCCAAACTGTCCACCCCAGTGCCCGCCACCATCGTCCCCCTTCACTCCGGCACTGCCAAGGTGCCGGAGTGGATGGTAAGGCACGAGGAACCCCGTGCCCGTTCCACGCCCCCACCCGCTCTCCCACCAGACACGAAGGCGTCGGATATCGATACAAATTCCAGCACTTTGAGGAAGATACTCATGGAGCCCAAGTACGTCTCAGCGACGAGCATAACCTCCACGCACGTGACGACGACGCACGCCGAGCCGGTGAGCGCGCCTCGTTTGGAGGAGGCACCCCTCCACCCCGCGGTGGAGGCCATAAAGCCGGTTTCGGAGGAGAAGCCGGCAGTTCCCGTCACCAACGCCTTGGACCCACCGGTGGCCGAAGCCCCCGTGTTCAGCGAGAAGGAAAAGATAAGCACCGTGATTGCTCCCAAAGCCACTTCTGTCATAAGCAGGATGCCCCACAGCATGGATCTGGAGGAGGCTCCGAGGATCACCTTGGTGAAGCAAGCTCCCCAAACCCAGACGTGTCTCGTCAACGCCCCCTCGCCGAAATTTAAGCAGAGGTCAAGCACAAATGATAACAGCAGGTTTCATCCAGGATCGATGTCTATTATTGAGGAGAGGCCTGTAGAGACTGGGTCCAGTCCGGGGCTGCGGGTGAACACCTCGGAAGGCGTAGTCCTTCTGAGTTACTCGGGACAGAAGACAGAAGGCCCTCAGCGAATTAGTGCCAAGATCAGCCAGATTCCCCCAGCCAGCGCTGTCGACATAGAGTTTCAGCAGTCGGTGTCCAAGTCTCAGATTAAACAGGAACCTATCACACCATCTCAGCCGACGCCAAAAGGCTCCCAGACCTCGGCGGGCTACGGGACTGTTTCCACCCATTCTTCTTTGGTACTAGGGACACAAGCTTACAATACGTCGCCCGTCATCTCCTCCGTTAAACAAGAGCGCACTGCGCTGGAGAAGTCCGACTCGTCCCACCTTTCCGTTCAGACTCCAGCGTCTCAGCCCGGTAAAGTCCTCACTCAGACTGTAAACACTCCACCCGTACTCGTCCACAACCAGATGGTTGTGAACAAAAAACTGTCCGATCCGGCTGCTCTCAAAGTGGAGACCAAGACTCTGCAACCCTCCAACTTGAGTCCTGGAGTCAGTCCCCACCACCCTTCCCTCTCTGGGAAAATGCATTCGGAAGCAAACCACGTCAGCTCGGGACCCAGCACCCCGACCGACCGGGCTATTTCCCACTTGGGGGTCACCAAACAGGAGCCGCACTCGCCCCGTACTAGTGGGCACTCGCCGTCGCCGTTCCCCCGGGCTTGTCATCCCGGCAGTACCTCGTCTCCGGCTCTATCGAGCAGCACCCCGGTCATGCTGGCGCCGGGAATTCCCGTTCCTCAGTACATATCCAGCATGCATCCCGAGCAATCTGTTATCATGCCCCCTCACAGCGTAACGCAGACTGTGTCCCTGGGCCATCTGTCCCAAGGTGAGGTGAGGATGAACACCCCTCCTCTCTCCGGCATCCCTTACGGCATCCGCCCGGAAGCGCTCCATTCCCCCAGAGCCGCTCTGCAACCCCAGATAGAGATCAAACCTCAGCGGTCCAGCACGCCCCAGCCAGCTCCGATACGAGACATAGTCatgcctcctctctcctctcagcATGCCCCCGAGGAGGAGATGCATTACCACCACACCACGGTGTGCAGGGGGCCAGCCCCGGTTCAGTCGGACGTGCTGGTGATGCAGCCGGATTACCGCATGCACCCCACCAGCATCCGGCTGGACCAGTACAACGTCCCCCGGGACGTGAGGATGATCATGCACCCGCACATGGCCGCCGTGGGCGAGCACCACTCGGAAACGAGACAATCCCGAACGCCTGAAGGGGCTGTGAAAACTCCCCCCGTCAGTAAGACCCCGCAACCTGGAAAAGAGACGCCCAAATCCTCCGAAGGCAAGATGGCACACTCTCCTCACAGCGAGCCCCGGCTCCTCAGCGTCCCCTCCAGCAGCCAGCTGCCTGGACTGCCTTTGACGCAGCCGGTGGTGGTACCGCACGGGGTGCAGATCATGCACCCCGCGGGGAGCTCCTTTCACGATTATCGGTCTGTGTACGGCGACATGAGGAATTACCATACGGCGGCACAGCTCGGGCATCCTCAGTTCCCGGGTGCCTCGCCGATCGGGTTGCCTTCCCGGAGCATGACCCCATCTCAG GGTCTACAGGAGGGCGAACACTCGCACCCCAGCCAGCCAGTACGCAGCAAGACTCCTCAGATCCCGCAGGATCCCAAGGGCCCGCCGGCAGCAGGACCTGAACAGAGTCACCACCCCACTGTAAATAGGCACGCGGCGCCGATAGACCCTCACGTCCACCTTCAGAGGGCACAAGCGGACACGGGCCAGACCTCCTACCCTTCGCCCGTCGCTATCTCAATGAAACAGGAGCTTCCGTCACCGCACCAACCTCAGGCGGTTCCCAAGCAATCCATGTTTATCCCCACGACGTCGGGTCCCGGcgccccgccggggctgcccctcAATCGCCCGGAGCCCCAGTCCACGCTCAAACAGGAGCCGTCTCCTCACCCCGTTTCGCAGAGACCTGTGGACATGGTTCAGCTCCTGACA aaATACCCGATTGTCTGGCAGGGCCTTTTGGCTCTA